In Streptomyces sp. NBC_01439, the following are encoded in one genomic region:
- a CDS encoding helix-turn-helix domain-containing protein, translating to MDDKPTPHQAVLDEVAPRLRRLRARRGLTLAALSETTGISKSTLSRLESGQRRPSLELLLPLAAAYQVPLDGLVGAPEVGDPRVRLTPRTLPNGGTAVPLTRGPGPLQAYKMLIPDRGGEPDPRTHEGYEWLYVLEGRLRLVLAEHDLVLGPGEAAEFDTRLPHWFSSADGRPVEILSLFGRQGERMHVRAKPRA from the coding sequence ATGGACGACAAGCCAACCCCCCACCAGGCGGTCCTCGACGAGGTCGCCCCCCGGCTCAGACGGCTGCGCGCCCGGCGCGGTCTCACCCTGGCCGCGCTCTCCGAGACGACCGGCATCTCGAAGAGCACCCTGTCCCGGCTGGAGTCGGGGCAGCGCCGCCCCAGCCTGGAACTGCTGCTGCCGCTCGCGGCCGCGTACCAAGTGCCCCTGGACGGCCTGGTGGGCGCTCCCGAAGTGGGGGATCCCCGGGTCCGGCTGACCCCTCGCACCCTCCCGAACGGCGGCACGGCCGTCCCGCTGACCCGGGGCCCCGGCCCCCTCCAGGCCTACAAGATGCTCATCCCGGACCGGGGCGGCGAGCCGGATCCGCGGACGCACGAGGGCTACGAGTGGCTGTACGTGCTGGAGGGCCGGCTGCGCCTCGTCCTCGCCGAGCACGACCTGGTCCTCGGTCCCGGTGAGGCCGCCGAGTTCGACACCCGGCTGCCCCACTGGTTCAGCAGCGCGGACGGGCGGCCGGTGGAGATCCTCAGCCTGTTCGGGCGGCAGGGCGAGCGGATGCACGTCCGGGCGAAGCCCCGCGCGTGA
- a CDS encoding glycoside hydrolase family 5 protein, whose protein sequence is MKNLLRAILCALLLVVGVLSTPPAQPARAAAPHPEAAPGTTEAWTPPLSTRGRYVVDAQGNRFRLRSGNWDGAQGSWNGSGDRNDPATHHSGQNAHGIPIGLDRVPLPTLLADFRAAGLNSIRLPFSNEMLRDTTPVPDSAVAANPALRGRTPLQVYDAVVAALTDAGFAVILNNHTVSTRWCCGLDGNERWNSGRSTAQWADDWVFLTRRYRDNPRVVGADLYNEVRRDFFDDPNWGLGDDHDWHAAAQEAADRILTEANPNLLIVVEGINWFGLPVDGFPHGRPTLTPVRTLSHTLVTSNKLVYSAHFYGYTGPRHSGATGIGETHDLRYQDMTAAELEQTLYDQAFFVSAETGTHFTAPVWISEFGIGADEGGAAPRAWFDRLTGYLTRSDADFAYWPLVGWSTTAQGAPGGDSWALLRYDATGRRSGVLDPGDWRTARWSPLAATPGRTGPVPATTAWYQLTTDHRDHNASLRTRAAGDWDSGARKAVCPDGARLSGLAHTGGRGLCTSSDLRAPTGGHTVVRDERYVPAGGDWATGYTKFQCPAGQFLIGYSLRGERVSAALCAPARTALPGGGRTVWFDRGDDRPAGGPGGEFAYGNYKGQCLPTEYAAGIAFTTRAATRPSPAALLCRPLPGPGAR, encoded by the coding sequence ATGAAGAACCTCTTACGCGCGATCCTCTGCGCCCTCCTGCTGGTGGTCGGCGTCCTGTCGACGCCGCCCGCGCAGCCCGCCCGCGCCGCCGCCCCCCACCCCGAGGCCGCCCCGGGCACCACCGAGGCCTGGACCCCGCCGCTGTCCACCCGGGGCCGGTACGTCGTCGACGCACAGGGCAACCGCTTCCGCCTGCGCTCCGGGAACTGGGACGGAGCCCAAGGGTCCTGGAACGGCTCGGGCGACCGCAACGACCCCGCCACGCACCACAGCGGGCAGAACGCCCACGGAATCCCGATCGGCCTGGACCGCGTCCCCCTGCCCACCCTGCTCGCCGACTTCCGGGCCGCGGGGCTCAACAGCATCCGGCTGCCCTTCTCCAACGAGATGCTGCGCGACACCACCCCCGTCCCGGACTCCGCCGTCGCGGCCAACCCTGCCCTGCGCGGTCGCACGCCCCTCCAGGTCTACGACGCCGTGGTCGCCGCCCTCACCGACGCCGGCTTCGCCGTCATCCTCAACAACCACACCGTCAGCACCCGTTGGTGCTGCGGCCTCGACGGCAACGAGCGCTGGAACAGCGGTCGCTCCACCGCCCAGTGGGCCGACGACTGGGTCTTCCTCACCCGCCGCTACCGCGACAACCCGCGCGTGGTCGGCGCCGACCTCTACAACGAGGTCCGCCGCGACTTCTTCGACGACCCCAACTGGGGCCTCGGCGACGACCACGACTGGCACGCGGCCGCCCAGGAGGCCGCCGACCGCATCCTCACCGAGGCCAACCCGAACCTGCTGATCGTCGTCGAGGGCATCAACTGGTTCGGCCTGCCCGTGGACGGCTTCCCGCACGGCCGCCCCACCCTCACCCCCGTACGCACCCTGTCCCACACCCTGGTCACCTCGAACAAGCTGGTCTACTCGGCCCACTTCTACGGGTACACCGGCCCCCGGCACAGCGGCGCGACCGGCATCGGCGAGACCCATGACCTCCGCTACCAGGACATGACCGCCGCGGAGCTCGAACAGACCCTCTACGACCAGGCCTTCTTCGTGTCCGCGGAGACCGGCACGCACTTCACCGCCCCCGTTTGGATCAGCGAGTTCGGAATCGGGGCCGACGAGGGCGGCGCCGCCCCGCGCGCCTGGTTCGACCGCCTCACCGGTTACCTGACGCGCTCCGACGCCGACTTCGCGTACTGGCCCCTCGTCGGCTGGAGCACCACCGCCCAGGGCGCCCCCGGCGGCGACAGCTGGGCGCTCCTGCGCTACGACGCGACCGGCCGCCGCTCCGGCGTCCTGGACCCGGGGGACTGGCGCACCGCCCGGTGGTCCCCGCTCGCCGCCACCCCCGGCCGCACCGGACCGGTCCCCGCCACCACCGCCTGGTACCAACTGACCACGGACCACCGCGACCACAACGCCTCGCTGCGCACCCGGGCCGCCGGGGACTGGGACAGCGGGGCCCGCAAGGCGGTCTGTCCCGACGGCGCCCGTCTCAGCGGGCTCGCCCACACCGGTGGCCGGGGCCTGTGCACCAGCTCCGACCTGCGCGCCCCGACGGGCGGGCACACCGTGGTCCGCGACGAGCGGTACGTCCCGGCGGGCGGCGACTGGGCCACCGGATACACCAAGTTCCAGTGCCCGGCCGGCCAGTTCCTGATCGGCTACAGCCTGCGCGGCGAGCGGGTCTCGGCGGCGTTGTGCGCCCCGGCCCGTACGGCGCTTCCCGGGGGCGGCCGGACGGTGTGGTTCGACCGGGGCGACGACCGCCCGGCGGGCGGCCCCGGCGGCGAGTTCGCCTACGGGAACTACAAGGGCCAGTGCCTGCCCACCGAGTACGCGGCGGGCATCGCCTTCACCACCCGCGCCGCCACCCGCCCCTCCCCGGCCGCGCTGCTGTGCCGTCCCCTGCCGGGTCCGGGCGCCCGCTGA